In one Microbacterium invictum genomic region, the following are encoded:
- a CDS encoding GNAT family N-acetyltransferase, which translates to MTYQILEVDLDDPRAAMLRGVLDDDLGRRYGPLNQDEPADVTAARIEALRVTPAQVVATWIAVLDETAVGHVMLRRLGTEWELKRLIVTPGARGRGIGRALSERVIKRAREEGANRVILQTGKPQPESIALYEDLGFTSIPVYEPYRATMPNSLCFALPLVQDPLTAS; encoded by the coding sequence GTGACGTATCAGATTCTCGAGGTCGACCTCGACGATCCGCGCGCAGCGATGCTCCGCGGCGTGCTCGACGACGACCTCGGCCGCCGGTACGGACCCCTCAATCAGGACGAGCCCGCAGACGTCACCGCCGCGCGCATCGAGGCACTGCGCGTCACGCCGGCGCAGGTCGTGGCGACCTGGATCGCCGTCCTCGATGAGACCGCGGTCGGGCACGTCATGCTTCGGCGACTGGGCACCGAATGGGAGCTGAAGCGCCTCATCGTGACTCCCGGCGCACGCGGTCGTGGGATCGGCCGGGCTCTGAGCGAACGCGTCATCAAGCGAGCGCGGGAGGAGGGTGCGAACCGCGTGATCCTCCAGACCGGAAAGCCTCAGCCCGAGTCGATCGCCCTGTACGAAGACCTCGGATTCACATCGATCCCGGTGTACGAGCCCTATCGCGCCACGATGCCGAACTCACTCTGCTTCGCGCTGCCCCTCGTCCAAGACCCCTTGACAGCCTCATAG
- the rplI gene encoding 50S ribosomal protein L9, translating into MSKLILTNEVAGLGSAGDVVDVKDGYARNYLIPQGFAVQWTRGGEKQVASIRAAREARAFHDHEEAVALKNRLESNTVKLTVKAGAEGRLFGSVKTGDVADAVKAAGLGELDKRTIHITSPIKAVGEHEATVRLRDDLTAVITLQVVAAK; encoded by the coding sequence ATGTCGAAGCTGATTCTCACGAACGAGGTCGCCGGCCTCGGCTCGGCCGGTGACGTCGTCGATGTCAAGGACGGGTACGCCCGCAACTACCTCATCCCGCAGGGCTTCGCCGTGCAGTGGACCCGCGGTGGCGAGAAGCAGGTGGCGTCGATCCGCGCCGCCCGCGAGGCCCGCGCGTTCCACGACCACGAAGAGGCCGTCGCGCTGAAGAACCGTCTCGAGTCCAACACGGTCAAGCTGACCGTCAAGGCCGGTGCCGAGGGGCGTCTGTTCGGCTCGGTCAAGACCGGTGACGTGGCCGACGCGGTCAAGGCCGCCGGCCTCGGCGAGCTGGACAAGCGCACCATCCACATCACCTCGCCGATCAAGGCCGTGGGCGAGCACGAGGCGACCGTTCGCCTCCGTGACGACCTCACCGCCGTGATCACGCTGCAGGTCGTCGCCGCGAAGTAA
- the rpsR gene encoding 30S ribosomal protein S18, with translation MAGKSSGDRRKPRKGAKNAAPAKAIRVGVIDYKDVSTLRKFISERGKIRARRITGVSVQEQRLIARAIKNAREMALLPYSGAGR, from the coding sequence ATGGCTGGAAAGTCGAGCGGCGACCGCCGCAAGCCGCGGAAGGGCGCGAAGAACGCCGCCCCCGCGAAGGCGATCCGCGTGGGCGTCATTGATTACAAGGACGTCTCCACGCTTCGCAAGTTCATCTCGGAGCGCGGCAAGATCCGTGCCCGTCGTATCACCGGTGTCTCGGTACAGGAGCAGCGTCTGATCGCCCGTGCGATCAAGAACGCCCGCGAAATGGCGCTCCTGCCCTACTCCGGCGCTGGCCGCTAA
- a CDS encoding single-stranded DNA-binding protein — MAGETIITVVGNLTADPELRYTQNGLPVANFTIASTPRTFDRQANEWKDGDALFLRASVWREFAEHVAGSLTKGSRVIATGRLKQRNYQDREGNNRTSIELEVDEIGPSLRYATAQVTRASSGGGGGGGGNRQQAQVADEPWATPGSSNAGGADAWSTPGSAAYGDDTPF; from the coding sequence ATGGCCGGCGAGACGATCATCACCGTCGTGGGAAACCTCACGGCAGACCCCGAGCTGCGCTACACGCAGAACGGCCTGCCCGTCGCGAACTTCACGATCGCATCGACGCCGCGTACCTTCGACCGTCAGGCGAACGAGTGGAAGGATGGCGACGCGCTGTTCCTCCGCGCGAGCGTATGGCGGGAGTTCGCCGAGCATGTCGCCGGGTCGCTGACCAAGGGCTCCCGCGTCATCGCGACCGGTCGCCTGAAGCAGCGCAACTACCAGGACCGCGAGGGCAACAACCGCACCTCCATCGAGCTCGAGGTCGACGAGATCGGCCCGTCGCTGCGTTACGCGACGGCTCAGGTCACGCGCGCATCGAGCGGTGGCGGCGGTGGCGGCGGCGGAAACCGTCAGCAGGCGCAGGTGGCGGATGAGCCGTGGGCGACCCCCGGCTCGTCGAACGCCGGCGGCGCCGACGCCTGGAGCACCCCCGGATCCGCCGCCTACGGCGACGACACTCCGTTCTAA
- the rpsF gene encoding 30S ribosomal protein S6, producing MVILNPEIDERQVAPNLDKFLKVITNADGSIDNVDIWGRRRLAYEIQKKTEGIYAVVNFTSTSEAAQELDRQLKLNESIMRTKVLRAEEAQAMVAAEKKRADEKAARKAAAPARAPRRESAEAKA from the coding sequence ATGGTCATCCTGAACCCTGAGATCGACGAGCGCCAGGTCGCCCCGAACCTCGACAAGTTCCTGAAGGTCATCACCAACGCTGATGGCTCGATCGACAACGTCGACATCTGGGGTCGCCGCCGTCTCGCCTACGAGATCCAGAAGAAGACCGAGGGCATCTACGCCGTCGTGAACTTCACCTCGACCAGCGAGGCCGCTCAGGAGCTCGACCGTCAGCTGAAGCTCAACGAGAGCATCATGCGCACCAAGGTCCTTCGCGCCGAAGAGGCCCAGGCCATGGTCGCCGCCGAGAAGAAGCGCGCCGACGAGAAGGCCGCCCGCAAGGCTGCCGCTCCCGCCCGGGCCCCGCGCCGCGAGTCGGCTGAAGCGAAGGCGTAA